The Tursiops truncatus isolate mTurTru1 chromosome X, mTurTru1.mat.Y, whole genome shotgun sequence DNA segment ATCACAGGCACACAAAATAGAGAACACAAATCTGCTTTTTTATACTATCTACTTTACACACTAAAAGATTTATTATAACGAAAATTTCCAAACCCCTTTTCTAAGTTGGCATAAGGAAAGTTCAATCCATTCGAATCTTCTGGTTTGTCATCCTATAAATGATGCTATCATATCCAGGATCCATGTTCCAAATATTGTAAGAGGTGATAATCACAGCCAAGGCCAAGGCGATCATTATCCAAAGTATCATGTTGAAAACCACTGGATATTCAAAATTATACTTATATGCGAGGTTATAGGTACTTGATGGGTCCTTCTACAATAAAGAAATCAAGAGGGAAGAATGTTAAGTTAGGAAATTATCCCAGTTTGCTAGCTATGATTCATTTATCTAACAAACTATATTAATAAGTGGCATAAGAGCTCCTTTTATATTAGGAGGAACCAAGAAGGGGAGCCTTCACAGAGAAGGTAAGCACACTGTTTGGTGGAGGTATATATAGTGCTCCAACTGCTTGCAACGCCGATAACGTGACTGTAAGTATACTGTGATCCAGCCAGTTCATGCCCTGGGGAACACACTTGTAGATGTAGATGTGTACCAAGACATGTGCAAGGATATCCATCAACGGGATGGATAATTGTGGCACATCCCGTGGAACATAGAGTAGTTCAGGTCATTTTACTGCTTTATTTATCAACTTGCATGGCTCTTAAAAACAATACTGAGCCTTTGCTCAGAGTAAAATACATATAGTATGATTCTAGACAGGCAAAACCAAACATTATTTAAggataaatacatatgtattaaaactgtaaagaaaaagccAGGGAATGGTTAGCCAGGGAATGGTTAACATAATATTCAGGAGAGCAATTACCTCTAGATGGGGAGGGTAAAGGAATAAGACAAGAGGGAGCTTCAGAAGAACAAGTATTCTCTTCAGCTTTATAACGTTAATTTTTAGAATTCTTCACTAGTATTACATGTTACATACTTTGTATGCTGTGTGTGGAAGGTGTGTCCTGCCAGGGAGGCTTTACATTTGCTTCTGCTGGAGGCCACCGGTCTTACCAGCCTGGGGCTGAGGTTTGTGTCAGTTTCTTGGCCTGGGGCTTCCTAGAACTTGCGGATAGTATAAATTTGAGCCTCAAACCCACATAAAGGTGGCCCTGTGGTTAAGGATTCCCTAGGAGACATTCCACCCCCAGCACATACCCCGACTGCACAGCCCCCAAGCTGCCTTCCTGTCTCCTTCTGCTGGCAGGCAGGCTGTTTTCTAGTCTGCCCTCACTGCGGGCACAGCCCTTTCAGGGTCCCATCAGGGTCCCAGCTTCACGGGGAGGCGTCAGTTCCAACTCCCCACAGAGAGCCCAGTTGCCACAGAGAGCCCAGTTGCTCAGTAACCCAACTGGAAATGTTCCCAGGACAGCCTAACACAGTTCTCCAGTTCCCTTTCTTAGTTGCTCCTTAAgagtttcctttacttttttgaGAGTTAGTTAAACTGTGCATTCAAGAGGGTGTTTACTTTTTATCCACTATTTCTAGCTCTGTAGTCGGAAAATTTCGGTTTGTCTAGCCTGCCATGCTGTTTTAAACAGAGGTCTTTCCACTCCGAAACAATCGCAAACCAGTCACATCTAGATTATCTTGAACACATTCATTATTTTTGAGCATCTCACTCTAAGTCCCACACAGCGATTGGTAAAACAGAGGAGAGTGCGGGCTGCAACCAAAGGAGAGCGTCCATAAACGACTGGGAATCCGCCTGCTCTGAGAGATGAAGCCAGCTGTAAGTAATGTTCTTGGCCGTGCGCACACACACGCTTGTTTTACTAGGGCTGGCACCCTTGCCTATGTCCTCTAAATGCttaaaaatcaaagcaagatccagGTCAAAATTGTATTAATAGAGAGTGTACGTAGCCGGAAAATGGGAGACTGTACCACAAAGACAATGTACCTCTGAGAAAAGCAGACTCCACAAGTTGAGAGCACCACACCACTCCCTCATGTTAACTTCTGAGGTCTCCTTGTAATACCCATATTTGAATTACCTTATGGGCTCTGACACATTTGCTTTTATCCCTAACAAAGTCTTGCATTATCTGACTACAACCCCAAAGAACTGAGCATCACTGGCAAAACACACATACCTACGTGAATAACTACGTGAATAAGAAACCTACGATTTACTGACTGCTCATTCATACTGCCCACGAGTGATACAGGATTTAGTGGGGCTTTTAGAGTTAATCTAAAAACGTACTCACCGCTTGTTTTGCCTCGAGGATAGTCCTAGTCTTCCTCGCAAGGGATGTGTCGAACGATCTGACAGTCACTAACTCTACCACTGCATTCCCACCGTAGAGATTgtacatgtcatctgcaaactgaagAGTTATTGACGTTACTATGAATCTCAAAACacatacttatttaaaatttttgtaaagcTTCTGTGCACtacaagaaaaaatacaaatacctaCTGGGTCATGAAATACAGTGTGTCTTAAAATAGGCAAGTCTTAAAGGTTTAAATATTCAGAGAAGTGTTAAGATTCTATAAACgttcaaaataaaattacttcCAGAAAGGAGTAGTCACtgaatttgttggtgtataagtTGGGGGCAGGGAAGTAGGAAAAATGAAATCTTTGTTGTCTCTGGTTGATTGCAAACATCTACAAAGATTTAACTATGAAGCCTCACTGAAGAGCTGCAGGTGAATAACGTCAAGGGCAGAAGAAAACTAGCATTTACTAGTATCTGCTAAATGTCtggtactgtgctaagtgttctCCTTCGGTTATTTCATGGGGATTAACGGGGACAGAGTTTCGGGGAAGCTGAAAGTTCTGGCGATGGATGGTGGTACAGTtgcccaacaatgtgaatgtacttagtgccacagAGCTGTATatacttagaaatggttaaatggtaaatttatgttagATATATTTTACCAGAGACAtccctgggatttccctggtggtccagtggttaggacttggcactttcactgccggggcccgggttcgatccctggtcgaggaactaagatcctgcaagccgctcggcaaggccaaaaaaaagacGAAAGACAGACATCCCAACATACACCTGTGACCTACTCCATCCTCGGTCACTGAAATTAGAGGGCCCCTCAAAGAAGGTGAGTAAAAAGACTTCAATCAATAATTTCACTAAGCAGATTTTTCCCTAAAAGTCAAGTGCTCTAACTGCTCACACCCCATTCACTGATGGTTTACCTTTTGTAGAGCATCAACAAGGATCTTAGAAGCATCTCTAAATTGTTCAGAGTCTTCCCCGTAACGTTTCCCAATTTCGTCCAAACCTGCCAGCTCCAGTGAGTATAAATCAGGAGAATGATCCTTGGCTAGATGCTTATGTCGAGACAACTTAGgagaacaaacaaaaggaaatagaTGAAGTATTGTCAAACACAGCCAGTTGGAGTTTTACACCTAACTAAACTAGGCAGAAACACCCCAGGGTACCACAATAGTCTAGAACGGTGGCAAACAGAACTGGTTTAAATGGGAGTTTCTGATAAAACAAATCCAACACAAATCTCATTTTTAGGAGCAGTTATAAtaaaagctcttttaaaaattaaaaatttcttagtTTAAAAACCTCAGGTACGGGCCAGGGTATGAAAGAGCAGATGGTTGGACCAGACTGATCCCAGAAGAGACGAGCCATCAGTGCTCACAGAGCAGTCACCTCCCACACCACCAGCACTACACTTCCACACTCCCCAAACCAACCCCACTGAGAGTTTGGGCAACAACTTCAGAAGACGGCACACGggtaagattttctatttcatcataggagggtttttttaaaaaagtcattcaccaaaatcaccaaaaaaaaaaaaatatatatatatatacacacatatatatacacacacacactacaggcATATATATTCCCTTCCTGACTTGGTCGACTGCATTATTAGTCCAAACTGTTTAAGTCTTGATGTCTGAGTCTTGATGTCTGACAAGAAATCAACAGGTCAGAAGCCTGTGTTCTTGGAAGATATATTAATACTATCCCTCCTAAAGGTAGAAATGCAAAGTAATTTGTTAACATGCGATGAGTTCAAACTTCCCAACACCACCGCTGATTTCTCAACTTCCATGGAATCATAAATCTAGGGCACATAAACTTTTTGACTGGTTTCACTATCATTCAACTATCATTCAAGGACTCTCTAGAAATGTCTTCCGGAACCAGAATAAATGGAACTGAAAAATTAGAGAAGCCTACTTACCAGACTTGAAATATCATGTAGCACTTGCagttcagaaagaaaaagcagatcaACCTGcagagagcagaaagaaatgagcattattttattttattttatttatttatttatttaatttatttttttgcggtacacgggcctctcactgttgtggcctctcccgttgcggagcacaggatccggacgtgcaggctcagcggccatggctcacgggcccagccgctccacggcatgtgggatcttcccagaccgggccacgaacccgcgtcccctgcatcggcaggcggactcccaaccactgcgccaccagggaagcccaacagctttatttttgataaagctGTGATAAAGCATCTAAACTCTAAACTGGTTTTCCCTCAGGACATCAGAACATTCTGGCGCACTGCAACGAGGTCCTGCCAATAGCCTACTTTGCTCACATCCCTTGAAGAATAGAAGATGGTGGTCCTGGTCATCCAGAGTAGGTGAAGAAGGGAGGCTACCACAAAGGTGGCACGCCATGTGGTTAAGAGGGTGCATGAACAGGTGGTGAAGCTGGCATACAGGAGTCAAAAGTAAGGGTGGTGCCCTCCACTGTACAGTcaagaatgaattagaaaaatgagGCAACACATCAAAAGTGGCAGTGAATAATGGCTCCCACATTACCAGGTCCACACAGCTCTACCAACTAGTTACTGTGATTTCTGGCCTGTCAGGATCAATTGGTGGCAACCCTTGCGCTAGAACGTAGTGCTATTTATTACTACAGATCAGCTCACAAACAGAGTCAATTCATTCatgagattcattttttaaaaattacactaaaggaaaaaagaatctaCTCCAAGCAATAAACTTgcaaaacttttcattttctaaaaggtCAAGTTTGCTCTAAAGTCAGGAGCATAAGAAATGGGAAATTACTAAtgatgttcatttattcattcaataactgTACTACTTACTTCATTGTTCCTACTCAGAGAATTGAGGGGAAGTGAACTGAGAACAGAGTTTTCTTGAAACAGTCGATTGCGGAGCTGTCTTAGTGTTACTGAGAGATCTTCAAAAACCGAGTTTGCCTTCCCCACCATGTACACTCTCTGCAAGAATCCAAAAATTTTGTTACATTCTACAGAATAATTCCAATATACAGAGGTCTGTCAgcatttttcataaattttcattaaataaagaaagcttattttttaaagcatttaaaataaaaactgtatcaCACTTACTTCCTCACTGGGAGCCAACTGTAAAACTACAGGAGTTTCTTCAGAAAATAAGGAGTGAATGGAATTTGCAACGCTGTCAAGACTAAAAGGAACTGCCTGAAATTTAATAGTGAGATCTTAATTATTATCAGAaccaaaatgggaagaaaaatcatttacatagtattaaaaaaagagccttaaaaaaaatgtactagCATTTTctatggaaatcaaaaaatcatATCCAAACACAAAGAGCCCTTTTGAGGGCACAAGAAGATTAAACAGCCCCCTAGTGGGCCAATGAGTTCGTGTCTCCAAATGTGCCTATATAAGAAAAAACGTgcaaaataaaggacaaaacatTACCTTCCACAAACGACCATTTTCTGGTGGTCATTCAGGTATTTTAAGCAGCAATACATCTGGTTTCAATATTGATAAAATGTGCCACAATGAATGTATATTCTACAATAATGATAATGTATTAACTTGCATTTAAGAGAAGGTCAAAGGAATTTGAAGACTTGAATATAATTGAAAGAgaccatttttcatttcagaattttaaaaatgtttataagatGTAGGGTTTGGTCTTCAGATAGACTGAAGACTCAGGCAAGGCATAAAGTATGTCACAAGAATTCTGAATGTGAAATTTATCTTGGGAACACATGATATTAATAAACCGAAATAGCTAATTGtgataaaaatgtacttttttccGTGAATTTATTATTAAAGTGAAACATACACATAATATGGTGCACAGATCTTGGAGTCAAAGCTCAAGGAATATTTACAAATGGATATGCTCATATAAGCCAaccagagcaaaacaaaacatcagCGCCCTACAagcctctctccccactccctccacccccaggggTAACCAAAATTCTGACGTCTATTCCCATAGACCTGTTTTTGCCCCACATTATTTTATGGTAATTTTCCCctcaaaaacttattttattcttaatattattaCAACAAGCAGTACAGtagtaatgtttttgttttaatggagATTTCgtacagtgatttttttcccccagtaattGCCTTTACTATTATTAAAAGGTTCATGTGTATAAGTAGCTCGTTAACGTGGGCCAGGCAGAAATAAATGTGATTAATAAACGtgaagtgtaatctgcttttaCTCTTACACAAGATGCATATTAACTCTTCCCCAAATTCTCTTAAAATAAGTTAATGAGTAACTGAAGAAGGGGAAGAGTTCCAGCTTGCAAAAGCATCCCGTTACAAGCTCCCTGAGTCAGCCACAAGCGCTCCTCCTTTTGCAAGCACACACTTCACTTCCTTGGGCTTTGGAAGGAATACGAGAACATGTAACAaactctccagcctcatttcacCTCAGTGGCACACACAGCAGGAAAGTTGAAGATTAAAGGTAACGTGTCCCTAGCAATCAAATTGGAGAAGCTACTGAGTCAGGTGAGCGCCAAactgtgaaggaaaagaaaaaattatatagacTGCTatgctataaaaggaaaaaaggtcaCGCTTAAAATCCCATGACTGTTTTCTTCTACTACATTATAAGGATACACGTTTGTCCTGGGAAAAATGTAAATTCTGTATCTACAGGACTTGAAATCTAATGATAACAGCTAGCTAATCAAATAGAAGCTTTAAGTGGAATTCTaaggcttttcctttttttggggggtgatttTTCCCTCAGAGCTTTATATCTTTCCACCTACTGCCACTAAAAGGATTAGAAGCAGTCAGTCAGGGTCAAGCAATAACATGacctctttttaaatgtttagttttGGATTGTAGGCTAATGAAAATCTTAATGGCATATTggatttttaatatactttattttttggctgtgctgtgtggcctaTGGGATCGTAGTTTCCTGACCacggatggaacctgtgccccctgcagtggaagcgcggcgtcttaaccactggaccagggaCGTCccatatatacattttgttttgttttgtttcccttttttgcggtacgcaggcctctcaccgctgtggcctctcccgctgcggagcgcaggctcagcggccatggctcacaggcccagccgctccgcggcatgtgggatcctcccggactggggcacgaacccgtgtcccctgcatcggcaggcagactctcaaccactgcgccaccagggaagcccccatatataTGGTTTTAAAAGAGATCTTCTACAGTGATTTTCACAGAAATCACATAACAAGCTACTTAATAATCTTTGCGAAGACTAAAAGTATCTTTTTCACGTCTTGCATTTTTATTGTTCCCTTCCTTCCATTTACTCTGAAATTCTTCTGGTTTCTTTAGCTCATTAATTTCCAATCTTTTAAATTATCTAACATGTGCCTGTAGGGTTATAAATTTTCCTGCTTCTTACCACTTTAGCTGTGccccacaatttttaaatatatggcaCATTTGTGATATTCAGTTCCAAATAATTTCAGCACTTCCACCATAATTTTCTCCTCAACCAATGAATTATTTAGGACTGTGTCTATTCCAGCTATCTTTTcttgttggctttttaaaaattaatttttaagagttatatatatacatgcggTTTAAAGAGACAATTATCTAAGACTTTCTATGGAAGATAAGTTTGCGCATCCACTTCCTATTTCTATGAGGTACTTTCTTTCCTCCCccgtcttttttcttcctcacttCGAGTtagtttttccagttttactgagataccGTTAACATACATCACTGTGTAAgttttaaggtatacaacatgatggtttgacttacatatactgtgaaatgattactgcaataagtttagtgaacatccatcatctcatacagatacaaaaaaaagagaaagcaaaaaagaaaatttttttccttgtgataactTAGAATTTACCCTCTTGACAACTTTCACATGTATCACACAGCGgtgttaactacagtcatcatgcTGACTGAACATTACATCCTTAGTACCTATTTATAGCACTCACCTTCaaatcttttgtttccttttctttttaccaCCACCTCTAAATGTTTATACTACTCcatcttgattttttaattttaggcattATGTATTTATCGGCCATTATAGAAAATGAGGATCTAGCTCTCCCACATTACCAACCACAGCCCTATCCCCTTACAAgcactctctctctccaccctcccaatagttataattttcatttctgtatcatTTTATTATAACTACTTAAACAATATTCTCAGCCTAGCTTCATACTATGCAAttcctgcttttcctttcttgcGCTTCTGGTCCCTAATGgcaatgatgagaaatctgctacCATTCTGCTCTCATTCCTTTGTCATGACAGCGTCTTTTCTCTCTGGCAACATCATTAGCGTCCGCGTCCTTGACAGTTCTTCAATTTCACTATACTTAGGTGTTGATTTGGCTTTAGTCTACCTCAGTGTGCTCTAAACCTGAGGAGTCGTTCTTGTGTTTGTTTCTACCATTTCCAAGCATTTTTTAAGGTATCATTTGTTACTGTATTCAGATTTAACtgcattgtggtcagagaggGTGGTTTATATGATACTGGTTATTATCCATTGAGGTTTGCCTTGTGGCCTAGTACATGGTCATTTTTTGTAAGCATGTCATGTGTGCCTGGAGATAATCTATACTAGACCACAGGAAAAGTGTGAAACATGCCCCACCACCAAAATCAACATCATACAGACCAGTGTTACAATGCAGTGAAAttagaaactgaaaaatcaaaactTATTTTGAAAGAACCCATATGTTAcaacacttctaaataactcatgggtTAAAGAAATCAGTATATCAgtataaattacaaaatatttttaagtgaaaatgaaagcaccacatatcaaaaatatctttcaactGCCTCTGGTTTCTATCCCTTCCTTTAACTCTTTCACAATTTTAATGTAcgtatttttaaatctctttttgaGGCTGGTCTGTTATCTGCAGTAGTTCTAGGGGGATGAATTCTGTTTGTCACACCTGCTGACTTTCTCATGgcgtttttttccttcaagtgtTTGGGAAATTCAACTCCTCTTCGATTCTTTTTTACCggaggagccctgggctggggaggtgtCTGTGTGGGGTGGATTGTGTGAATCTGGAGCATGTGACTGCACAGCACAAGCCCATAGTTCCGATTTCCCTTAGGGGGGCTCTTTGGGCCCCACAGCTAAGGGTGGCAACCCAGCTCCTTCATGGTAGCCCTGGGGCAGCTGGGGTTTTAATAGTCCTCCTTTCAAGAACAAGACAGCATTTTATAGCCCCAGGCTTTCTGTAGGGAACACAATTTCACCTCCAGCTCCTGCTCACCACTGTGGCTTTTGAATTCTCTATTCATATCTGGCACCTGTGTGTACCCCTTGCTTGCTTTCGAGTTTAGTGATACATGTAAAGATGTTTGGTGACTTCTATATGCTTACAGTAGAAGGACGGCCTCTCACAACAGCTCAGTCAGCCATGTTGCCTGAAAGGCCAGTGAAGGGATAAGTGAGCCAGCAAAACTGCCTCCAGTCTCCTTCTtacacaaaaatgataaaattctgaAGGGAAGGTGACAAAATAATGCCCTAGAAAATGTCAGCAGGTTACACCCTCAACTGGTTTCTCTTTTTTGAGCCTCTGACTATTCTGAGAGTGGGCCAATGTCTCTGTTACCTTAGAAAGTATTCTCATCCATGGCAAACAGCCAAGTCTCAATAAAGTTACAACcatcatataattaaaaaaagactatcagtgcattaaaaaaacaacacgAGTG contains these protein-coding regions:
- the ATP6AP2 gene encoding renin receptor isoform X2 — its product is MAVLVVLLSFLVAGVLGNEFSILRSPGSVVFRDGNWPIPGERIPDVAALSMGFSVKEAVPFSLDSVANSIHSLFSEETPVVLQLAPSEERVYMVGKANSVFEDLSVTLRQLRNRLFQENSVLSSLPLNSLSRNNEVDLLFLSELQVLHDISSLLSRHKHLAKDHSPDLYSLELAGLDEIGKRYGEDSEQFRDASKILVDALQKFADDMYNLYGGNAVVELVTVRSFDTSLARKTRTILEAKQAKDPSSTYNLAYKYNFEYPVVFNMILWIMIALALAVIITSYNIWNMDPGYDSIIYRMTNQKIRMD
- the ATP6AP2 gene encoding renin receptor isoform X1, which produces MAVLVVLLSFLVAGVLGNEFSILRSPGSVVFRDGNWPIPGERIPDVAALSMGFSVKEDLSWPGLAVGNLFHRPRATVMVMVKGVDKLALPPGSVISYPLENAVPFSLDSVANSIHSLFSEETPVVLQLAPSEERVYMVGKANSVFEDLSVTLRQLRNRLFQENSVLSSLPLNSLSRNNEVDLLFLSELQVLHDISSLLSRHKHLAKDHSPDLYSLELAGLDEIGKRYGEDSEQFRDASKILVDALQKFADDMYNLYGGNAVVELVTVRSFDTSLARKTRTILEAKQAKDPSSTYNLAYKYNFEYPVVFNMILWIMIALALAVIITSYNIWNMDPGYDSIIYRMTNQKIRMD